A window from Fragaria vesca subsp. vesca linkage group LG5, FraVesHawaii_1.0, whole genome shotgun sequence encodes these proteins:
- the LOC101306822 gene encoding uncharacterized protein LOC101306822: protein MALALITASRRLRQYFLAHSIIVHTNQPLKQVLQNLEHSGRLSKWAMELSKFDIEFKPKTTMKGQLVADFIAEMTEREDAPMKTEEAATEFENTVVTTRKPAQHSQWNLYVDDSCYAKASGAGILLTGPGGLELEYALKFNFKASNNVAE from the coding sequence ATGGCATTGGCATTGATAACCGCTTCTAGGAGGTTGCGCCAATATTTTCTGGCCCATTCAATCATTGTCCACACCAACCAACCCTTGAAACAAGTATTACAAAATCTAGAGCATTCTGGGCGCCTCAGTAAATGGGCCATGGAGCTTAGTAAATTTGACATTGAGTTCAAACCCAAGACAACCATGAAAGGCCAATTAGTAGCGGATTTCATTGCAGAAATGACAGAGCGGGAAGATGCCCCAATGAAAACAGAAGAAGCGGCTACAGAGTTTGAAAACACCGTTGTCACAACAAGGAAACCCGCTCAGCATTCTCAATGGAACTTATATGTAGACGATTCTTGTTATGCAAAAGCTAGTGGAGCAGGAATCCTCTTAACCGGACCTGGGGGACTTGAATTGGAATACGCCCTCAAGTTCAACTTCAAAGCTTCCAATAATGTAGCGGAATAG